One segment of Bacteroides caecimuris DNA contains the following:
- a CDS encoding HU family DNA-binding protein, producing MARYIMEEMPDLQKTGKRITYPRFARIDNASLKELAQRVSDVSGFNVGDIEGVLLQTAIEMAHLMAEGRSVKIDGIGTFTPSLTLGRDKEREDPEEGGKHRNAQSIFIGGVNFRVDRTMISNISERCRLERAPWKRQRSSEKFTPEQRLALAIKYLDENPFLTVWEYRKLTGLLQTAATNELRKWGHQPDSGIGIAGRGAHRVYIKKEIAEQDQNSMRNDLKNYEK from the coding sequence ATGGCACGTTACATCATGGAAGAGATGCCCGATCTCCAAAAAACAGGCAAAAGAATTACTTATCCCAGATTTGCACGGATAGACAATGCAAGTCTAAAAGAATTGGCGCAACGGGTGAGCGATGTAAGCGGTTTCAATGTCGGAGACATAGAAGGCGTACTGCTTCAGACGGCTATTGAAATGGCACATCTGATGGCGGAAGGACGTTCCGTGAAGATAGACGGAATAGGTACATTTACCCCGTCGCTTACCTTGGGCAGAGACAAGGAACGCGAAGACCCGGAAGAGGGTGGAAAGCATCGTAATGCACAGAGCATCTTTATAGGTGGTGTTAATTTCCGGGTAGACAGGACGATGATTAGCAACATCAGTGAAAGATGCCGGCTGGAAAGAGCACCCTGGAAGCGGCAACGTTCTTCGGAGAAATTCACACCGGAACAACGACTGGCGTTAGCAATAAAGTACCTTGACGAGAATCCGTTCCTCACCGTATGGGAATACCGCAAACTGACCGGATTGCTTCAAACTGCTGCTACCAATGAATTGAGAAAATGGGGACATCAACCCGATTCGGGCATAGGAATCGCCGGAAGAGGAGCACATAGGGTATATATAAAGAAAGAAATAGCTGAACAGGATCAAAATAGTATGAGAAATGACTTAAAAAACTATGAGAAATAA
- a CDS encoding phosphatase PAP2 family protein has translation MDVKNLILAVALTVTLPMKTHGQQMGRDSLSVSDSVLSVNNRILSVSDGTPENYRFEWRQTILPASLIGVGAVALAPGFIRNGSRSVTNSVIDIRGKNNRLEWDDYIQYLPVASSLMLGCTGVKAKHSFRDRAFIVATSYATLAVLTNVPKFCIDEKRPEFAGHNSFPSGHTATVFMGAELIRIEYGSWYGIGAYTIATGVGFMRMYNGRHWLHDVVAGAGVGILSARVGEWSCQLWQKIFQKKGRKENNLVFTPVASPVNGGYYGFTMGCCF, from the coding sequence ATGGATGTTAAAAATTTAATTTTAGCAGTTGCCCTGACAGTAACTCTGCCAATGAAAACGCATGGGCAACAGATGGGGCGGGATTCTTTATCCGTAAGCGACAGTGTTCTATCCGTAAATAACAGGATTCTATCCGTAAGCGATGGAACTCCGGAAAATTACCGGTTCGAGTGGCGGCAAACGATTCTGCCTGCGTCTTTAATTGGTGTTGGTGCGGTTGCGCTTGCTCCGGGTTTCATTCGGAACGGCAGTCGTAGCGTCACGAACAGCGTGATTGACATACGGGGAAAGAACAATCGGCTTGAATGGGACGATTATATCCAATATCTACCCGTTGCCAGTTCTTTAATGCTGGGCTGTACGGGTGTCAAGGCGAAACATTCATTCCGGGATAGGGCTTTTATTGTCGCTACTTCTTATGCGACATTAGCTGTTCTTACGAACGTTCCAAAATTCTGCATTGATGAGAAAAGACCGGAATTTGCAGGACACAATTCTTTTCCTTCGGGGCATACGGCAACCGTTTTCATGGGTGCGGAATTGATTCGGATAGAATACGGTAGCTGGTATGGCATCGGTGCTTATACCATCGCGACCGGAGTAGGGTTCATGCGGATGTACAACGGAAGACACTGGCTTCATGATGTAGTGGCAGGTGCAGGTGTAGGGATATTGAGTGCGCGGGTTGGCGAATGGAGTTGTCAGTTGTGGCAAAAAATCTTCCAGAAGAAGGGAAGAAAGGAAAACAACCTTGTTTTCACTCCGGTAGCCTCCCCGGTGAATGGTGGGTATTACGGTTTCACTATGGGGTGTTGCTTTTAG
- a CDS encoding transposase, with translation MPKRWIVQRAFAWLKNFRRMTIDYEFHADTAEAMVQLAFCKIMLNKIIV, from the coding sequence ATTCCGAAACGATGGATTGTTCAAAGAGCATTCGCATGGCTGAAAAACTTCAGAAGGATGACGATAGACTACGAGTTCCATGCTGATACTGCAGAGGCTATGGTTCAACTTGCTTTCTGCAAAATCATGCTTAACAAAATTATTGTGTAA
- a CDS encoding transposase — protein MNAILYLLKTGCQWRMIPRNFAPWESVYYYFNKWKNEGIIEELLDKLRSMVRI, from the coding sequence ATGAATGCGATTCTATATCTTCTCAAAACAGGCTGTCAGTGGCGCATGATTCCCAGGAATTTTGCTCCGTGGGAGAGCGTATACTACTATTTCAATAAGTGGAAAAACGAAGGCATCATTGAGGAGCTCCTTGATAAACTTCGCTCTATGGTACGCATCTAG
- a CDS encoding helicase-related protein → MNQNLGDKYTTVLDKIIQKQVEVKENTIFVLTGITPYIGIENYTEYITDLSTFDKDGNDTLFSREWFGTVFSKLMIAQNHQIVSHQQFAYINEYLSEDFFKERVLIVYDNLRSLFPLSKENYIESTNEHANEERPEGLPIYQAEQLKINDNYFYTLKSFGDILEKRPFFALQKELTSANTQENAEVLDVISNPYAVDAFVNQCILDNNFCKQVFVKVSGKNVLNKTTHKTLQELNHLLAKFKGGVHILQEESIQQDYIPQAETVSLLKQYWGPSAEFRNILIYENPEISSNIVPVSQGLIVDTIINEYKKGCDGVLPRDIFITAPTGAGKSLIFQLPAFYAANNGDVTIVVSPLKALMTDQVEILHKDRQYTKVEFLNSDLTLIDRDKIIESCKKGDIDILYLSPELLLSYDIHYFLGERKLGLLIVDEAHLITTWGRDFRVDYWFLGNHINKIRKFNNYMFPLVALTATAVYGGINDMVFDSINSLNMHDPHKFIGNVRRKNIEFVIDTHDDYTSGKYDQNKETETIEFVKGIQELGMKGIVYAPYTRHINKLKDKADEIDTNMVVAYHGGMLRDQQQFSYQAFKSNQCKIMISTKAFGMGVDIPDIQVVYHHAPSGLLPDYIQEIGRAARKENIQGYAALTFSKSDLRYSKQLFGISSLKTFQLQEVLRKIIRYFNSNGKKRNMLVAANDFAYIFDTTEEVDQKVATALMMIEKDYLIKTRFNVLIARPKKLFTKVYARTNDVGIERLKKLFGNCFTEINKSKYSYHIIELNLDSIWSKHFSDKSFPQLKSEFYKQRFLWEHNIELVPQIKVSINIEQPYRTVLSELSSILKAVSETFAEFRYRNQFFTQNEYVEKLKCNLSPKYNAEKIASFILGTYSGYMASASALEGDSFLQQRHQGTAMQYQVFSTNYGAKTTQLISIFSKLYENHDKQSVNRFLSINDIPLKNHIRLGSLLEIMNLGTFETTGGDDPKLFLRLNDPRRIEKDSNRQTYKNYILESVKNRHKVSCQLFEHFFINYFSNEKRWDMIEDFFLGMSNDEIFEKYPGNMVNHVNIIDYLKRNAEVAESNTTEILSGSNIHSDLFKPKEEQHYFSDNMLTIGSLTMPIKKWLVEDPVSLHRTIVEYNIWIEKEDFKILTNKLRLQHFNYYRDYMRLKLLIEFPGYQGLVTASVPYKDCPVKFYKWWKQNQDKIKLSKKETIELFLAVDAENPKALLKAHRTIIGK, encoded by the coding sequence ATGAATCAGAATTTAGGAGATAAGTATACTACAGTTCTTGATAAAATCATTCAAAAACAAGTAGAAGTAAAGGAAAATACGATATTTGTGCTTACCGGTATCACCCCATATATCGGAATAGAGAATTATACTGAATATATCACTGACCTATCCACTTTTGATAAGGATGGGAATGACACACTATTCAGCAGAGAGTGGTTTGGAACTGTATTCTCTAAATTGATGATTGCTCAAAACCATCAAATTGTTTCTCATCAACAATTTGCATATATCAATGAATACCTGTCTGAGGATTTCTTCAAAGAACGTGTTCTCATTGTTTACGACAATCTTCGTTCGCTGTTCCCACTTTCAAAAGAGAACTACATTGAGAGCACAAATGAACATGCAAACGAAGAAAGACCTGAGGGGTTGCCTATATACCAAGCAGAACAACTCAAGATCAACGATAACTACTTCTATACCCTGAAAAGTTTTGGTGACATCCTTGAGAAAAGACCGTTTTTCGCCCTACAGAAAGAATTGACATCAGCAAATACTCAAGAAAACGCAGAGGTTCTTGATGTCATTTCCAATCCTTATGCTGTAGATGCGTTTGTTAATCAGTGCATCTTGGATAACAACTTTTGTAAACAAGTATTTGTCAAGGTTTCGGGTAAAAATGTACTCAACAAGACAACACATAAGACGCTTCAAGAACTAAATCACCTTTTGGCCAAGTTCAAAGGCGGTGTTCACATCCTGCAAGAAGAATCAATTCAGCAGGATTATATCCCTCAAGCAGAAACGGTATCATTACTTAAACAATACTGGGGACCATCAGCAGAGTTCAGAAACATACTCATCTATGAGAATCCAGAAATCAGCAGCAATATTGTACCTGTTTCACAAGGACTGATTGTTGATACAATCATCAATGAATATAAGAAAGGATGTGACGGAGTTCTGCCACGTGATATCTTTATTACAGCACCAACAGGAGCTGGTAAGTCTTTGATTTTCCAGTTACCTGCATTTTATGCTGCTAATAATGGTGATGTAACAATTGTAGTGTCACCTCTAAAGGCACTTATGACTGACCAGGTAGAAATACTTCATAAAGATAGACAGTATACCAAGGTTGAGTTCCTAAACAGTGATTTAACGCTTATTGATAGAGATAAGATTATTGAAAGCTGTAAAAAAGGTGATATAGATATACTTTATCTATCTCCAGAGTTGCTACTATCATATGACATACACTATTTCCTCGGAGAACGAAAGCTCGGTCTGTTAATTGTAGATGAAGCTCATCTTATTACGACATGGGGACGAGATTTCCGTGTTGACTACTGGTTCTTGGGTAATCACATCAATAAGATTAGGAAGTTCAACAACTACATGTTCCCATTGGTTGCACTTACAGCTACAGCTGTATATGGTGGAATCAATGATATGGTTTTTGATAGTATCAATAGCCTTAACATGCACGATCCTCATAAGTTTATCGGTAATGTACGTCGTAAGAACATTGAGTTTGTAATTGACACACATGATGATTACACTTCGGGTAAATATGACCAGAACAAAGAAACGGAGACCATTGAATTTGTCAAAGGCATTCAGGAATTGGGAATGAAAGGTATTGTCTATGCACCGTATACTAGACATATAAACAAACTTAAGGATAAAGCTGATGAGATTGATACCAATATGGTTGTCGCTTACCATGGTGGAATGCTAAGAGACCAACAACAATTCTCATATCAGGCATTCAAGAGCAACCAATGCAAGATAATGATATCAACGAAAGCATTCGGTATGGGTGTAGATATACCCGACATCCAAGTTGTATATCATCATGCACCATCAGGCTTGCTCCCCGACTATATACAGGAAATTGGACGTGCTGCCCGTAAAGAGAATATACAGGGTTATGCTGCATTGACATTTTCAAAATCAGATTTGAGATATAGCAAGCAGTTGTTCGGTATCTCCTCACTCAAGACTTTCCAGTTACAAGAAGTATTACGAAAGATAATACGCTACTTCAACAGTAATGGAAAGAAACGTAATATGCTTGTGGCTGCTAATGACTTTGCGTACATCTTTGATACCACTGAAGAGGTAGATCAGAAAGTAGCTACAGCTTTAATGATGATTGAAAAGGATTATCTTATAAAGACACGATTCAATGTTCTTATCGCACGTCCTAAGAAATTGTTTACTAAAGTATACGCACGTACCAACGATGTAGGTATAGAAAGGTTGAAGAAATTATTCGGGAACTGCTTCACTGAGATTAATAAATCAAAGTATAGCTATCATATCATTGAGCTTAACTTGGATAGCATTTGGTCAAAACATTTTTCAGACAAAAGCTTTCCTCAGTTGAAAAGCGAGTTCTACAAACAAAGATTCCTGTGGGAACACAATATTGAATTGGTACCACAAATAAAGGTATCAATAAACATAGAACAGCCTTACCGTACAGTGCTAAGTGAACTCAGTTCTATACTCAAGGCAGTAAGTGAAACGTTTGCAGAATTTAGATACCGAAATCAATTCTTTACCCAAAACGAATATGTCGAGAAACTTAAATGTAATCTAAGTCCTAAATACAATGCAGAGAAGATTGCATCTTTTATTCTTGGCACATATTCCGGTTATATGGCATCAGCAAGTGCACTTGAAGGAGATTCGTTCTTACAGCAACGCCATCAAGGTACAGCAATGCAGTATCAAGTATTCAGCACTAATTATGGAGCAAAAACGACTCAGTTGATTTCTATTTTCTCAAAATTATATGAGAACCATGATAAGCAAAGTGTAAATCGTTTCCTTTCTATCAATGACATCCCTTTGAAGAATCATATCAGATTGGGGTCATTATTGGAAATTATGAATTTAGGAACATTTGAAACAACTGGTGGTGACGATCCTAAACTGTTCTTGCGTTTAAATGACCCTCGAAGAATTGAAAAGGATTCTAATAGGCAAACATACAAGAATTATATCCTTGAGTCTGTAAAGAACAGGCATAAGGTTAGTTGCCAATTGTTCGAACATTTCTTCATCAACTATTTCAGCAATGAAAAGAGATGGGATATGATTGAAGACTTCTTCCTTGGTATGTCAAATGATGAGATTTTTGAAAAGTACCCAGGAAACATGGTTAACCATGTGAACATTATAGATTACCTAAAAAGAAACGCAGAAGTCGCAGAAAGTAATACTACAGAAATTCTAAGTGGCTCAAATATTCATTCCGACTTATTCAAGCCAAAAGAAGAACAGCATTACTTCAGTGACAACATGCTTACCATAGGTTCACTAACTATGCCAATCAAGAAATGGTTAGTTGAAGACCCAGTATCATTACATAGAACAATTGTAGAGTATAACATCTGGATTGAGAAAGAAGATTTTAAGATTTTAACCAATAAGTTGCGACTTCAACATTTCAACTATTATAGAGATTACATGAGGTTGAAACTTCTTATAGAATTCCCAGGCTATCAGGGATTGGTTACAGCAAGTGTACCTTATAAAGACTGCCCTGTGAAATTCTATAAATGGTGGAAACAAAATCAAGATAAAATCAAATTGAGCAAGAAAGAGACTATCGAATTGTTTTTAGCCGTTGATGCCGAAAATCCGAAAGCCTTATTGAAAGCTCATAGAACTATAATTGGAAAATAA
- a CDS encoding transposase, whose translation MPKRWIVQRAFAWLENFRRMAIDYEFHADTAEAMVQLAFCKIMLNKIIV comes from the coding sequence ATTCCAAAACGATGGATTGTTCAAAGAGCATTCGCATGGCTGGAAAACTTCAGAAGGATGGCGATAGACTACGAGTTCCATGCTGATACTGCAGAGGCTATGGTTCAACTTGCTTTCTGCAAAATCATGCTTAACAAAATTATTGTGTAA
- a CDS encoding IS5 family transposase: MEKIINPQERKRKHSLRNIMNAILYLLKTGCQWRMIPRNFAPWESVYYYFNKWKNEGIIEELLDKLRSMVRIQSGRNESPSMGIIDSRSVKTSHHVDSVRGLDGNKKIKGRKQHIIVDSQGYLMSVAVHEANVHDSKGAPKVIERLSYKFPRLAKILADGGYKGSLADWVFDKFKWELEVVLRPDE; the protein is encoded by the coding sequence ATAGAAAAAATTATAAATCCACAAGAAAGGAAGAGAAAACATTCTCTCAGAAACATCATGAATGCGATTCTATATCTTCTCAAAACAGGCTGTCAGTGGCGCATGATTCCCAGGAATTTTGCTCCGTGGGAGAGCGTATACTACTATTTCAATAAGTGGAAAAACGAAGGCATCATTGAGGAGCTCCTTGATAAACTTCGCTCTATGGTACGCATCCAGTCCGGTCGCAACGAAAGCCCCAGCATGGGCATTATAGACTCACGAAGTGTCAAGACTTCACATCATGTAGATTCTGTTCGAGGACTTGACGGCAACAAGAAGATTAAGGGCAGAAAACAGCATATAATCGTTGACAGCCAAGGTTATCTGATGTCTGTAGCCGTGCATGAAGCCAATGTTCATGACAGCAAGGGGGCTCCGAAGGTCATTGAGAGGCTATCCTACAAATTTCCTCGTCTTGCCAAAATCCTTGCGGATGGTGGCTATAAAGGAAGCCTTGCAGATTGGGTATTTGACAAATTTAAATGGGAACTTGAAGTCGTTCTCAGACCTGATGAATGA
- a CDS encoding DUF1810 domain-containing protein, with protein MGDYNLQRFLDAQQGDYEHALTEIRNGRKYSHWIWYIFPQLKGLGMSYNSQYYGISGKEEAEAYLAHPVLGERLREITSAFLQLKSKTAEEVFGSLDAMKVLSCMTLFNEVAAGDLFRQVIDRYYQGETDEMTKRMLDK; from the coding sequence ATGGGAGACTATAATTTACAACGATTTCTTGACGCCCAACAAGGCGACTATGAACATGCCCTCACAGAAATCAGAAACGGGCGGAAGTATTCTCATTGGATTTGGTATATATTTCCTCAACTGAAAGGGTTGGGTATGAGTTATAATTCACAATATTATGGAATCAGTGGCAAGGAAGAGGCTGAAGCATATCTGGCTCATCCGGTTTTGGGTGAAAGGCTGCGTGAAATTACATCTGCTTTCTTGCAATTGAAAAGTAAGACAGCCGAGGAGGTTTTCGGTTCGTTGGATGCGATGAAGGTGCTTTCGTGTATGACACTATTCAATGAGGTTGCTGCGGGTGACTTGTTCCGGCAAGTGATAGACCGGTATTATCAGGGCGAAACGGATGAGATGACAAAAAGAATGTTGGATAAATAA
- a CDS encoding YccF domain-containing protein yields the protein MGCLMNLLWLLLGGIFTAVEYLVSSILMMITIIGIPFGMQTLKLAGLALWPFGKEVRSGSRSSGCLYILMNVIWIFVGGIWICLSHLVFGAILCITVIGIPFGLQHFKLASLALTPFGKDIVTV from the coding sequence ATGGGCTGTTTGATGAATTTATTATGGCTGTTGCTTGGTGGTATTTTTACGGCAGTAGAATACCTTGTCTCAAGTATATTGATGATGATTACTATCATCGGCATTCCTTTTGGGATGCAAACATTGAAGTTGGCAGGACTTGCTTTGTGGCCTTTCGGCAAGGAGGTGAGAAGCGGAAGTCGTTCCAGTGGTTGTCTTTATATATTAATGAACGTGATATGGATATTCGTGGGTGGCATTTGGATTTGTTTGTCACATTTGGTCTTTGGGGCGATTTTGTGTATAACTGTTATTGGGATTCCATTTGGTTTACAGCACTTTAAACTGGCTTCATTGGCGTTGACTCCTTTCGGAAAGGATATTGTAACTGTATGA
- a CDS encoding YeiH family protein produces MISTATKTLRTNNKTIYVALLSTLTFFLFLDYIPGLEAWSAWVTPPVALFLGLIFALTCGQAHPKFNKKTSKYLLQYSVVGLGFGMNLHSALASGKEGMEFTVISVIGTLVIGWFIGRKLFKIDRNTSYLISSGTAICGGSAIAAVGPVLRAKDSEMSVALGTIFILNAIALFIFPMIGHALDMDQQQFGTWAAIAIHDTSSVVGAGAAYGEEALKVATTIKLTRALWIIPMAFATSFIFKSKGQKISIPWFIFFFVLAMVVNTYLLDGVPQLGDAINGIARKTLTITMFFIGASLSMDVLRAVGIKPLVQGVLLWIVISLSTLAYIYFV; encoded by the coding sequence ATGATTTCAACAGCTACAAAAACGTTGCGGACGAATAACAAGACAATTTACGTCGCGTTACTTTCTACTTTGACTTTTTTTCTCTTTTTAGATTATATTCCGGGATTGGAAGCATGGTCGGCATGGGTGACTCCACCGGTTGCTTTATTTCTCGGACTAATTTTTGCATTGACCTGCGGACAGGCACATCCGAAATTTAATAAGAAAACCTCTAAGTATTTATTACAATATTCAGTTGTCGGGCTGGGATTTGGAATGAATCTTCATTCGGCTTTGGCTTCCGGTAAGGAAGGCATGGAGTTTACTGTAATATCTGTTATTGGTACGTTGGTGATTGGTTGGTTTATCGGTCGTAAGTTGTTCAAAATAGACCGTAATACTTCTTATCTTATCAGTTCGGGGACTGCTATCTGCGGGGGGAGTGCCATTGCGGCAGTAGGACCGGTGCTGAGGGCGAAAGATAGTGAAATGTCTGTTGCATTGGGTACTATCTTTATCCTGAACGCAATCGCACTCTTTATATTCCCGATGATTGGGCATGCTTTGGATATGGATCAACAGCAGTTCGGAACATGGGCGGCGATTGCCATTCACGATACAAGTTCGGTTGTCGGTGCAGGTGCTGCGTATGGTGAAGAAGCCTTGAAAGTAGCTACCACTATCAAGCTGACCCGTGCGCTTTGGATAATCCCTATGGCTTTTGCCACCTCATTTATCTTTAAGAGCAAAGGACAGAAAATCAGTATTCCCTGGTTTATTTTCTTCTTTGTATTGGCAATGGTAGTGAATACTTATTTGCTTGACGGAGTACCACAGTTGGGGGATGCAATCAACGGGATAGCCCGTAAGACCTTGACGATTACTATGTTCTTTATTGGTGCTTCTCTTTCTATGGATGTGTTAAGGGCAGTTGGGATTAAACCATTGGTGCAGGGAGTCTTGCTTTGGATAGTGATTAGCTTGAGTACGTTGGCTTATATTTATTTTGTATAG
- the recA gene encoding recombinase RecA: MAKKDELNFETDNKMASSEKLKALQAAMEKIEKSFGKGSIMKMGDDSVEQVEVIPTGSIALNVALGVGGYPRGRIIEIYGPESSGKTTLAIHAIAEAQKAGGIAAFIDAEHAFDRFYASKLGVNIDDLYISQPDNGEQALEIAEQLIRSSAIDIIVIDSVAALTPKAEIEGDMGDNKVGLQARLMSQALRKLTSAVSKTRTTCIFINQLREKIGVMFGNPETTTGGNALKFYASVRLDIRGSQPIKDGEEILGKLTKVKVVKNKVAPPFRRAEFDIMFGEGISHSGEIIDLGADLGIIKKSGSWYSYNDTKLGQGRDAAKQCIADNPELADELEGLIFEALKKKE; encoded by the coding sequence ATGGCAAAGAAAGACGAACTTAATTTTGAAACAGATAATAAAATGGCATCAAGCGAAAAACTAAAAGCCTTACAGGCTGCCATGGAAAAGATAGAAAAGAGCTTCGGTAAAGGTTCTATCATGAAAATGGGTGATGATAGTGTTGAACAAGTAGAAGTGATCCCGACAGGCTCTATTGCCCTGAACGTGGCACTTGGCGTTGGAGGTTACCCTAGAGGTAGAATCATTGAAATCTATGGTCCGGAGTCTTCCGGTAAAACGACATTGGCCATCCACGCCATTGCTGAAGCACAAAAAGCCGGAGGTATCGCTGCTTTCATTGATGCCGAACATGCTTTCGACCGTTTCTATGCTTCCAAACTGGGAGTAAACATTGACGATTTGTATATCTCCCAACCTGATAACGGTGAGCAGGCGTTGGAAATCGCAGAACAGTTGATCCGTTCTTCTGCTATCGACATCATCGTTATCGACTCTGTGGCCGCATTGACTCCCAAAGCAGAAATCGAAGGTGACATGGGTGACAACAAAGTAGGTCTTCAGGCACGTCTGATGTCTCAAGCATTGCGCAAATTGACCTCGGCTGTCAGCAAGACACGTACGACCTGTATCTTTATCAACCAGTTGCGTGAAAAGATCGGTGTAATGTTCGGTAATCCCGAAACAACTACCGGTGGTAATGCACTGAAGTTCTACGCTTCCGTACGTTTGGATATTCGTGGCAGCCAACCAATCAAAGACGGTGAAGAAATCCTGGGTAAACTGACTAAAGTAAAAGTTGTGAAGAATAAAGTAGCTCCTCCTTTCCGTAGAGCAGAATTCGACATCATGTTTGGCGAAGGTATCTCCCACTCCGGAGAAATCATCGACTTGGGCGCCGACTTGGGAATCATCAAGAAGAGTGGTTCATGGTATAGCTACAATGACACAAAATTAGGACAAGGACGTGATGCTGCAAAACAATGTATCGCTGACAATCCTGAACTTGCCGATGAACTGGAAGGTCTGATTTTCGAAGCATTGAAGAAAAAAGAATAA
- the bcp gene encoding thioredoxin-dependent thiol peroxidase, with protein MINVGDKAPEVLGINEKGEEIRLSAYKGKKIVLYFYPKDSTSGCTAQACNLRDNYSELRKAGYEVIGVSVDNEKSHQKFIEKNNLPFTLIADTEKKLVEEFGVWGEKKLYGRAYMGTLRTTFLINEEGIVERIITPKEVKTKEHASQILNQ; from the coding sequence ATGATTAACGTTGGAGATAAAGCACCGGAAGTTTTAGGCATCAATGAGAAAGGTGAAGAAATCCGTCTGAGTGCTTACAAAGGAAAAAAGATTGTGTTGTATTTCTATCCGAAAGACAGCACATCGGGTTGCACCGCACAAGCGTGCAATCTGCGCGACAACTACTCCGAACTGCGCAAGGCCGGCTATGAAGTAATCGGTGTCAGCGTAGACAATGAAAAGTCGCATCAGAAATTCATAGAGAAAAACAACCTTCCTTTCACTCTGATTGCCGATACTGAGAAGAAGTTGGTAGAAGAGTTTGGGGTGTGGGGAGAAAAGAAACTGTACGGACGTGCATATATGGGTACTCTCCGCACTACTTTCCTGATTAATGAAGAAGGAATCGTAGAACGGATTATCACTCCCAAAGAAGTGAAGACCAAAGAACATGCCTCACAGATTTTAAATCAATAA